In SAR324 cluster bacterium, a single genomic region encodes these proteins:
- a CDS encoding DUF2851 family protein, translating to MTSAKISQPAPTENWLHALWVFPGLLKFNLQTVQGQDVQIKFAGWHNSSHGPDFHDACVGIGSDEYFGAVEMHLVSSDWYAHQHHLNPAYNNVILHVCLYKDKAQAIHCQSGAEIPELVLADQIAIPGSMELDPSVILPQYHELPGRCGAVAAHQSCHQLLSVIGHAAEHRMSIKSQKLLELWDTHDPEELLFQSIFRVLGYPNYADAFQELGALYPLKFLLPMLRQPQRYTRAEILARWFGTCGLLENLPDRIDDPSLRKELSHWRQIWQELPDKPSYQVSLKNPQRPQNSPERRLLGMYHHLYRIASEGLLKSWLKLMESLSDVRQDKHLGKTTLSMTQGMFPTPDWETWAAFLSIGSGRVSQGLQLVGRDRCLLLWANAIVPFFFVYSRKAHLDEMEKLVYQLFIALPPEADNQHTRFMQKRLDWQSLAAKPLKTLGVQQGLIQIRSDFCQNFYQGCQQCEFPDLIRPLID from the coding sequence TGCCGGATGGCATAATTCATCCCATGGTCCTGATTTTCATGATGCCTGTGTCGGCATTGGTTCGGATGAATATTTCGGCGCAGTGGAAATGCATCTGGTTTCCTCGGATTGGTATGCGCACCAGCATCATCTGAATCCGGCATACAACAATGTGATTCTTCATGTATGTCTGTATAAGGACAAGGCACAGGCCATTCATTGTCAGTCCGGTGCCGAAATTCCTGAGCTGGTGTTGGCCGATCAGATCGCCATTCCAGGCTCAATGGAGCTTGATCCGTCTGTGATTTTGCCACAATACCATGAATTGCCAGGACGTTGTGGCGCGGTGGCCGCCCACCAGTCTTGTCATCAACTACTTTCCGTTATCGGGCATGCCGCGGAACATCGAATGTCGATCAAATCACAGAAGCTTCTGGAACTTTGGGATACGCATGATCCTGAAGAACTGTTGTTTCAGTCCATTTTCCGAGTTTTGGGTTATCCAAACTATGCGGATGCCTTTCAGGAATTGGGAGCGCTCTATCCCCTGAAATTTCTGTTGCCAATGCTGCGTCAGCCTCAGCGATATACCAGAGCGGAAATCCTCGCACGCTGGTTTGGCACATGCGGTCTGCTTGAAAACCTGCCTGACCGTATTGATGATCCGTCTTTGCGCAAGGAACTCAGTCATTGGCGCCAGATCTGGCAGGAACTTCCTGATAAACCGTCCTATCAGGTATCCCTCAAAAATCCGCAACGTCCTCAAAACTCACCAGAACGGAGGTTGCTCGGCATGTATCATCATCTGTATCGGATTGCGTCAGAAGGGTTGTTGAAATCATGGCTGAAATTGATGGAATCCCTGTCGGATGTCCGGCAGGACAAGCATCTTGGGAAAACCACGTTATCAATGACTCAGGGAATGTTCCCCACACCAGACTGGGAAACATGGGCGGCATTTCTATCCATCGGAAGTGGTCGTGTGTCACAGGGGTTGCAATTAGTAGGTCGAGACCGGTGCCTGTTGTTATGGGCCAATGCGATTGTACCCTTTTTTTTCGTATATTCCCGAAAGGCGCATCTTGATGAAATGGAAAAACTGGTCTATCAGCTATTCATCGCTCTTCCTCCCGAAGCGGATAACCAACACACCCGGTTTATGCAAAAGAGATTGGACTGGCAGTCCCTTGCCGCTAAACCCTTAAAAACACTTGGCGTTCAACAGGGATTGATTCAGATCAGAAGTGATTTTTGCCAAAATTTTTATCAAGGTTGCCAGCAATGCGAATTTCCTGATCTGATAAGGCCCCTGATAGATTGA
- a CDS encoding NAD-dependent epimerase/dehydratase family protein: MNSFPLINIVLLGGSSPIGREFFKVVATHTQGNIRINALTDDPGELPEYPFITAVLGELPQVPEKLFPEKPFILINFGNDSDKESKRRVKLENVSGTQALMGALPEHVMGVLYGSSMSVYGSGALDDIHESVPVNPQTPVAESLAKAEKIVLDKMKDMKKCAFILRPHLILNADDESSSLRGILKLAQRGLNLNQGKSQFSVISVGDYAQIIFRLILQIFKRDEMDAPVQRALNVGYREALSLQRMLAVICEIYELSIPENNISLPAWSIETLKMIPIPQIGRLLSHVESLGFSKNGNISTLEAEIGSDLLDQSAENILRQVIVEMKQTILENEELPLEEEDND, translated from the coding sequence ATGAATAGTTTTCCTCTCATAAACATTGTTCTTCTGGGGGGCTCGAGCCCAATCGGGCGGGAGTTTTTTAAGGTTGTGGCCACACACACTCAGGGAAATATCAGAATAAACGCACTGACCGATGATCCCGGTGAACTTCCTGAATACCCGTTTATCACGGCGGTGTTGGGGGAGTTGCCGCAGGTTCCAGAAAAGCTGTTTCCGGAAAAACCATTTATTTTGATTAATTTTGGCAATGATTCGGACAAGGAATCCAAACGTCGTGTCAAACTGGAGAATGTATCAGGAACCCAGGCTTTGATGGGTGCTCTTCCAGAGCATGTCATGGGTGTTCTTTATGGCAGTTCAATGTCTGTTTATGGTTCAGGCGCACTGGATGATATTCATGAAAGTGTTCCGGTGAATCCACAAACGCCTGTTGCGGAATCGCTGGCCAAAGCGGAAAAAATAGTTCTTGATAAAATGAAAGACATGAAAAAATGCGCTTTTATTTTAAGGCCTCATCTCATTTTGAATGCTGACGATGAATCTTCTTCGTTGAGAGGCATTTTGAAACTGGCTCAGCGTGGACTCAATCTTAATCAGGGAAAGTCCCAGTTTTCTGTGATAAGCGTTGGTGATTACGCACAAATTATTTTCAGACTGATCCTCCAGATTTTCAAGCGTGATGAGATGGATGCACCCGTACAGCGGGCATTGAATGTTGGTTATAGAGAGGCCTTATCATTACAGCGGATGTTGGCCGTCATTTGTGAAATCTATGAATTATCCATTCCAGAAAATAATATCTCACTTCCCGCATGGTCCATCGAAACATTAAAAATGATTCCGATTCCTCAGATTGGTCGTCTGCTCAGCCATGTGGAGAGCCTTGGTTTTTCAAAAAACGGCAATATTTCTACTCTTGAAGCTGAAATTGGCAGTGACTTGCTGGATCAATCCGCTGAAAACATATTGAGGCAAGTGATCGTAGAAATGAAACAAACGATACTGGAAAACGAAGAATTACCTCTGGAAGAAGAGGATAACGATTGA
- a CDS encoding response regulator, with protein sequence MAKILIVDDSDKIVNDLDHFFREQGFEILTAGDGEQGLDIVRNNPDIDLVITDMAMPKMDGLTMSEKIRNELQNSKVRILALTTTSDRHVKERRHAAGITVWGVKPFHGESAIDVIHHLLKMPEHSASRKTKQ encoded by the coding sequence ATGGCAAAAATATTGATTGTTGATGATTCTGACAAGATTGTAAACGACCTTGATCACTTCTTTAGAGAACAGGGATTTGAAATTCTCACCGCAGGGGATGGGGAACAGGGGTTGGATATTGTCAGAAACAATCCGGATATTGATTTGGTGATTACCGATATGGCCATGCCCAAAATGGATGGACTGACCATGTCAGAAAAAATTCGGAATGAACTGCAGAACAGCAAAGTGCGAATTCTGGCGTTGACAACGACCTCAGACCGTCATGTGAAAGAACGAAGACATGCTGCGGGAATCACTGTCTGGGGCGTGAAACCCTTTCATGGCGAATCGGCAATTGATGTGATTCATCATTTACTCAAAATGCCGGAACACTCTGCGTCCCGTAAAACAAAACAGTGA
- a CDS encoding OmpA family protein, whose protein sequence is MSEVVTKQEAKKQQEQEIERKQEEVRKQQIVEAKKQQELRVQALPKPIIDAPLDDVNVPDYALKTIYFDFDKSEPAPEYMDVLQKNYSWIKNHPDFKIRIEGHADERGSTEYNLALGEKRAQSIFSYLQDFGVDPAQFYLLSLGEEHPADPGHSSSAWAKNRRVEFVR, encoded by the coding sequence ATGTCAGAAGTGGTGACAAAGCAGGAGGCAAAGAAACAACAGGAGCAGGAGATTGAGCGTAAACAGGAGGAAGTGCGAAAACAGCAAATTGTGGAAGCCAAAAAACAACAGGAATTGCGTGTGCAGGCTTTGCCCAAACCAATCATTGACGCGCCTCTGGACGATGTGAATGTTCCTGATTATGCCTTGAAAACTATCTATTTTGACTTTGATAAAAGCGAACCGGCGCCAGAATACATGGATGTTCTGCAAAAAAACTATTCGTGGATCAAAAACCATCCCGATTTTAAAATCCGGATTGAAGGACATGCGGATGAACGGGGAAGCACAGAATACAATCTGGCCCTTGGTGAAAAAAGAGCACAGAGTATTTTCAGTTATTTACAGGACTTCGGGGTGGACCCGGCGCAATTTTATCTGTTGAGTCTGGGCGAAGAACATCCTGCTGATCCGGGGCATTCCTCAAGTGCCTGGGCCAAAAACCGTCGTGTTGAATTTGTTCGTTAA